One Engraulis encrasicolus isolate BLACKSEA-1 chromosome 5, IST_EnEncr_1.0, whole genome shotgun sequence DNA segment encodes these proteins:
- the LOC134449117 gene encoding uncharacterized protein LOC134449117, translating into MMFRFSWICLLLVHGICSQQLHQGMGFPQGFGFLGSMKAMSDLDATKSGANPSTSEPVTGNVGGAKGSTTSTQDMVQMPGHSNGGPGIPWMAVPMLQTGFYGMHQAGQQGASSGATGGGQKTQSVSQTVQAPAMMSQVTMQMPKQQTQAPTQMSQAPVQMSQQQVQMPQAAAPQQQAKVPQSSSSSVPMLPTGFYGMHQASQQGASSGATGGGQKTQSVSQAVQVPAMMAQVAMQMPKQQAQPPAQMSQAPVQMSQQQVKMPPAPAPQQQVQMFQAASPQQHGKVPQGSSSTASASTGSSSSGMAQMYQVLAQMAQQQAQAQMQAAAQIAQQQAQAAAQMAQAPVQMTQQQAQAPVQMSQAPVQMSQAPVQMSQAPVQMAQAPVQMAQASAHQQQAKVPQAAASVSSGPTGSTGAASPSAGAEAASSSQDRFITLTAPSGFQTTYVVRSFHRYSRGKRVFSQTTYIPLDFPPPIETADPEQKTQDGREPDAPAPADAKGQAVLPARKG; encoded by the exons ATGATGTTCAG GTTCTCTTGGATTTGCCTCCTCTTGGTGCATGGCATCTGCTCTCAGCAGCTACACCAAG GGATGGGCTTTCCCCAAGGTTTTGGGTTTCTGGGCTCCATGAAGGCAATGAGTGATCTTGATGCAACTAAGAGTGGAGCTAATCCAAGTACCAGTGAACCTGTAACGGGCAATGTTGGTGGAGCTAAAGGATCCACCACTTCCACTCAAGACATGGTACAGATGCCAGGACACTCAAATGGGGGCCCAGGTATCCCATGGATGGCAGTTCCCATGCTTCAAACAGGCTTCTATGGCATGCACCAGGCAGGCCAGCAGGGGGCTTCATCTGGCGCTACTGGTGGGGGTCAGAAAACTCAGTCTGTCAGCCAGACAGTCCAGGCCCCGGCAATGATGAGTCAGGTGACTATGCAAATGCCAAAGCAGCAGACCCAGGCCCCAACCCAGATGTCCCAGGCGCCTGTTCAGATGTCTCAACAGCAAGTCCAAATGCCCCAGGCTGCAGCACCCCAACAGCAGGCTAAGGTGCCCCAAAGCAGCTCCTCTTCAGTTCCCATGCTTCCAACAGGCTTCTATGGCATGCACCAGGCAAGCCAGCAGGGGGCTTCATCTGGCGCTACTGGTGGGGGTCAAAAAACTCAGTCTGTCAGCCAGGCAGTCCAGGTCCCAGCAATGATGGCCCAGGTGGCCATGCAGATGCCAAAGCAGCAGGCCCAACCCCCAGCCCAGATGTCCCAGGCCCCTGTTCAGATGTCTCAACAGCAAGTTAAAATGCCCCCGGCTCCAGCTCCCCAACAGCAAGTCCAAATGTTCCAGGCTGCATCACCCCAACAGCATGGTAAGGTGCCCCAAGGCAGCTCCTCCACAGCGTCTGCTTCCACTGGGAGTAGCTCATCAGGTATGGCCCAGATGTACCAGGTCCTTGCTCAGATGGCCCAACAGCAAGCCCAGGCCCAGATGCAGGCTGCAGCTCAGATTGCACAACAGCAAGCTCAGGCCGCAGCTCAAATGGCCCAGGCGCCAGTCCAGATGACCCAACAACAAGCCCAGGCGCCAGTCCAGATGTCCCAGGCGCCAGTCCAGATGTCCCAGGCGCCAGTCCAGATGTCCCAGGCGCCAGTCCAGATGGCCCAGGCGCCAGTCCAGATGGCCCAGGCTTCAGCTCACCAACAGCAGGCTAAGGTGCCACAGGCTGCAGCTTCTGTGAGTTCAGGCCCTACTGGTTCCACAGGTGCAGCATCCCCTtcagctggggctgaggctgcctCATCAAGCCAAGATCGCTTTATCACTCTAACCGCACCATCAGGCTTCCAAACCACTTATGTTGTGCGGTCTTTCCATCGCTACTCGCGAGGCAAGAGGGTCTTTTCCCAAACCACCTACATCCCCCTGGACTTCCCTCCTCCTATTGAGACTGCTGATCCTGAACAGAAGACCCAGGATGGAAG AGAGCCTGATGCTCCTGCACCAGCTGATGCGAAAGGCCAGGCTGTACTCCCTGCAAG GAAGGGATGA
- the LOC134449115 gene encoding putative uncharacterized protein DDB_G0271606, translating to MMFRFSWMCLLLVHGICSQQLHQGMGFPQGLGFLGSMKPMSDLGSSKTGGNPSISEPGKDNVGGAKGSTTSTQDVVQMPGNQAGSNGGPGIPWMAVPMLPTGFYGMHQASQQGASSGATGGGQKTQSVSQAVQAPEMIQVTMQMRKQQTQAPAQMFQAPVQMSQQQVQMPQGKAPQQQAEVPKGSSSTASASTGATSSAMYQALAQMVQQQAQAQMQAAAQRAQQQAQGAAQMAQAPVPMAQQQVKMPQTAAQTSQAQMPGNQAGSNGGPGIPWMAVPMLQTGFYGMHQAGQEGASSGATGGGQKTQSVSQTVQAPAMMSQVTMQMPKQQVQPLAQMSQAPVQMSQQQVKMPPAPAPQQQVQMSQAASPQQHDKVPQGSSSTASASTGASSSGMAQMYQVLAQMAQQQAQAQMQAAAQIAQQQAQAAAQMAQAPVQMTQQQAQAPVQMSQQPVQMSQQPVQMSQQPVQMSQAPVQMAQAPVQMSQAPVQMAQASAHQQAKVPQAAASVSSGPTGSTGAASPSAGAEAASSSQDRFITLTAPSGFQTTYVVRSFHRYSRGKRVFSQTTYIPLDFPSPIETADPEQKTQDGRAPDAPAPADAKGQAVLPARKG from the exons ATGATGTTCAG GTTCTCTTGGATGTGCCTCCTCTTGGTGCATGGCATCTGCTCTCAACAGCTACACCAAG ggATGGGCTTTCCCCAAGGTTTGGGGTTTCTGGGGTCTATGAAGCCAATGAGTGATCTTGGTTCAAGTAAGACTGGAGGTAATCCAAGTATCAGTGAACCTGGAAAGGACAATGTTGGTGGAGCTAAAGGATCCACCACTTCCACTCAAGACGTGGTACAGATGCCAGGAAACCAGGCAGGTTCAAATGGGGGCCCAGGTATCCCATGGATGGCAGTTCCCATGCTTCCAACAGGCTTCTATGGCATGCACCAGGCAAGCCAGCAGGGAGCTTCATCTGGCGCTACTGGTGGGGGTCAGAAAACTCAGTCTGTCAGCCAGGCAGTCCAGGCCCCAGAAATGATTCAGGTGACTATGCAAATGCGAAAGCAGCAGACCCAAGCCCCAGCCCAGATGTTCCAGGCCCCTGTGCAGATGTCTCAACAGCAAGTCCAAATGCCCCAAGGTAAAGCACCCCAACAGCAAGCTGAGGTGCCCAAAGGCAGCTCCTCCACAGCATCCGCTTCCACTGGGGCTACCTCATCGGCGATGTACCAGGCCCTTGCTCAGATGGTCCAACAGCAAGCCCAGGCCCAGATGCAGGCTGCAGCTCAGAGGGCCCAACAACAAGCTCAGGGTGCAGCTCAAATGGCCCAGGCGCCAGTTCCGATGGCCCAGCAGCAAGTCAAAATGCCCCAGACTGCAGCTCAGACGTCCCAGGCACAGATGCCAGGAAACCAGGCAGGTTCAAATGGGGGCCCAGGTATCCCATGGATGGCAGTTCCCATGCTTCAAACAGGCTTCTATGGCATGCACCAGGCAGGCCAGGAGGGGGCTTCATCTGGCGCTACTGGTGGGGGTCAGAAAACTCAGTCTGTCAGCCAGACAGTCCAGGCCCCAGCAATGATGAGTCAGGTGACTATGCAGATGCCAAAGCAGCAGGTCCAACCCCTAGCCCAGATGTCCCAGGCGCCTGTTCAGATGTCTCAACAGCAAGTTAAAATGCCCCCGGCTCCAGCTCCCCAACAGCAagtccaaatgtcccaggctgcaTCACCCCAACAGCATGATAAGGTGCCCCAAGGCAGCTCCTCCACAGCGTCTGCTTCCACTGGGGCTAGCTCATCAGGTATGGCCCAGATGTACCAGGTCCTTGCTCAGATGGCCCAACAGCAAGCCCAGGCCCAGATGCAGGCTGCAGCTCAGATTGCACAACAGCAAGCTCAGGCCGCAGCTCAAATGGCCCAGGCGCCAGTCCAGATGACCCAACAACAAGCCCAGGCGCCAGTCCAGATGTCCCAGCAGCCAGTCCAGATGTCCCAGCAGCCAGTCCAGATGTCCCAGCAGCCAGTCCAGATGTCCCAGGCGCCAGTCCAGATGGCCCAGGCGCCAGTGCAGATGTCCCAGGCGCCAGTCCAGATGGCCCAGGCTTCAGCTCACCAACAGGCTAAGGTGCCACAGGCTGCAGCTTCTGTGAGTTCAGGCCCTACTGGTTCCACAGGTGCAGCATCCCCTtcagctggggctgaggctgcctCATCAAGCCAAGATCGCTTTATCACTCTCACCGCACCATCAGGCTTCCAAACCACTTATGTTGTGCGGTCTTTCCATCGCTACTCGCGAGGCAAGAGGGTCTTTTCCCAAACCACCTACATCCCCCTGGACTTCCCTTCTCCTATTGAGACTGCTGATCCTGAACAGAAGACCCAGGATGGAAG AGCGCCTGATGCTCCTGCACCAGCTGATGCGAAAGGCCAGGCTGTACTCCCTGCAAG GAAGGGATGA
- the LOC134449114 gene encoding proline-rich protein 36-like, whose protein sequence is MMFRFSWICLLLVHGICSQQLHQGMGFPQGLGFLGSMKPMSDLGSSKTGGNPSTSEPGKGNVGGAKGSTTSTQDVVQMPGNQAGSNAGPGTPWMAVPMLPTGFYGMHQASQQGASSGATGGGQKTQSVSQAVQAPEMTSRVTMQMPKQQTQAPALMFQAPVQMSQQQVQVSQAKAPQQQAEVPKGSSSTASASTGATSSAMYQALAQMAQQQAQAQMQAAAQRAQQQAQGAAQMAQAPVPMAQQEVKMPQAAAHMSQAQMPGNQAGSNGGTGIPWMAVPMLPTGFYGMHQASQQGASSGATGGGQKTQSVSQAVQAPVMMAQVAMQIQKQQAQPPAQMSQSPVQMSQQQVKMPPAPAPQQQVQMSQAASPQQHAKVPQGSSSTASASTGSSSSGMAQMYQVLAQMAQQQAQAQMQAAAQIAQQQAQAAAQMAQAPVQMTQQQAQAPVQMSQAPVQMSQAPVQMSQAPVQMSQAPVQMSQAPVQMSQAPVQMSQAPVQMSQAPVQMSQAPVQMSQAPVQMSQAPVQMSQAPVQMSQAPVQMAQASAHQQQAKVPQAAASVSSGPTGSTGAASPSAEAASSSQDRFVTLTAPSGFQTTYVVRSFHRYSRGKRVFSQTTYIPLDFPPPIETADPEQKTQDGREPDAPAPAVAKGQAVLPARKG, encoded by the exons ATGATGTTCAG GTTCTCTTGGATTTGCCTCCTCTTGGTGCATGGCATCTGCTCTCAACAGCTACACCAAG gGATGGGATTTCCCCAAGGTTTGGGGTTTCTGGGGTCTATGAAGCCAATGAGTGATCTTGGTTCAAGTAAGACTGGAGGTAATCCAAGTACCAGTGAACCTGGAAAGGGCAATGTTGGTGGAGCTAAAGGATCCACCACTTCCACTCAAGACGTGGTACAGATGCCAGGAAACCAGGCAGGTTCAAATGCGGGCCCAGGTACCCCATGGATGGCAGTTCCCATGCTTCCAACAGGCTTCTATGGCATGCACCAGGCAAGCCAGCAGGGAGCTTCATCTGGCGCTACTGGTGGGGGTCAGAAAACTCAGTCTGTCAGCCAGGCAGTCCAGGCCCCAGAAATGACGAGTCGGGTGACTATGCAAATGCCAAAGCAGCAGACCCAAGCCCCAGCCCTGATGTTCCAGGCCCCTGTGCAGATGTCTCAACAGCAAGTCCAAGTGTCCCAGGCTAAAGCACCCCAACAGCAAGCTGAGGTGCCCAAAGGCAGCTCCTCCACAGCGTCCGCTTCCACTGGGGCTACCTCATCGGCGATGTACCAGGCCCTTGCTCAGATGGCCCAACAGCAAGCCCAGGCCCAGATGCAGGCTGCAGCTCAGAGGGCCCAACAACAAGCTCAGGGTGCAGCTCAAATGGCCCAGGCGCCAGTTCCGATGGCCCAGCAGGAAGTCAAAATGCCCCAGGCTGCAGCTCACATGTCCCAGGCACAGATGCCAGGAAACCAGGCAGGTTCAAATGGGGGCACAGGTATCCCATGGATGGCAGTTCCCATGCTTCCAACAGGCTTCTATGGCATGCACCAGGCAAGCCAGCAGGGGGCTTCATCTGGCGCTACTGGTGGGGGTCAGAAAACTCAGTCTGTCAGCCAGGCAGTCCAGGCCCCAGTAATGATGGCCCAGGTGGCCATGCAGATTCAAAAGCAGCAGGCCCAACCCCCAGCCCAGATGTCCCAGTCGCCTGTTCAGATGTCTCAACAGCAAGTTAAAATGCCCCCGGCTCCAGCTCCCCAACAGCAagtccaaatgtcccaggctgcaTCACCCCAACAGCATGCTAAGGTGCCCCAAGGCAGCTCCTCCACAGCGTCTGCTTCCACTGGGAGTAGCTCATCAGGTATGGCCCAGATGTACCAGGTCCTTGCTCAGATGGCCCAACAGCAAGCCCAGGCCCAGATGCAGGCTGCAGCTCAGATTGCACAACAGCAAGCTCAGGCCGCAGCTCAAATGGCCCAGGCGCCAGTCCAGATGACCCAACAACAAGCCCAGGCGCCAGTCCAGATGTCCCAGGCGCCAGTCCAGATGTCCCAGGCGCCAGTCCAGATGTCCCAGGCGCCAGTGCAGATGTCCCAGGCGCCAGTGCAGATGTCCCAGGCGCCAGTGCAGATGTCCCAGGCGCCAGTGCAGATGTCCCAGGCGCCAGTGCAGATGTCCCAGGCGCCAGTGCAGATGTCCCAGGCGCCAGTGCAGATGTCCCAGGCGCCAGTGCAGATGTCCCAGGCGCCAGTGCAGATGTCCCAGGCGCCAGTCCAGATGTCCCAGGCGCCAGTCCAGATGGCCCAGGCTTCAGCTCACCAACAGCAGGCTAAGGTGCCACAGGCTGCAGCTTCTGTGAGTTCAGGCCCTACTGGTTCCACAGGTGCAGCATCCCCTTCAGCTGAGGCTGCCTCATCAAGCCAAGATCGCTTTGTCACTCTAACCGCACCATCAGGCTTCCAAACCACTTATGTTGTACGGTCTTTCCATCGCTACTCGCGAGGCAAGAGGGTCTTTTCCCAAACCACCTACATCCCCCTGGACTTCCCTCCTCCTATTGAGACTGCTGATCCTGAACAGAAGACCCAGGATGGAAG AGAGCCTGATGCTCCTGCACCAGCTGTTGCGAAAGGCCAGGCTGTACTCCCTGCAAG GAAGGGATGA
- the LOC134449118 gene encoding ataxin-2 homolog, whose amino-acid sequence MMFRFSWICLLLVHGICSQQLHQGMGFPQGFGFLGSMKPMSDLGATKSGGKPSPSEPVTGNVGGTKGSTTSTQDMVQMPGNQAGSNGGPGIPWMAVPMLPTGFYGMHQASQQGASSGATGGGQKTQSVSQAVQAPAMMAQVAMQMPKQQAQPPAQMSQAPVQMAQQQVKMPPAPAPQQQVQMSQAASPQQHGKVPQGSSSTASASTGASSSGMAQMYQVLAQMAQQQAQAQMQAAAQIAQQQAQAAAQMAQAPVPMTQQQAQAPVQMSQAPVQMSQAPVQMSQAPVQMSQAPVQMSQAPVQMAQQQVQMPQASAHQQQAKVPQGAASVSSGPTGSTGAASPSAGAEAASSSQDRFITLAAPSGFQTTYVVRSFHRYSRGKRVFSQTTYIPLDFPSPIETADPEQKTQDGRAPDAPAPADAKGQAVLPARKG is encoded by the exons ATGATGTTCAG GTTCTCTTGGATTTGCCTCCTCTTGGTGCATGGCATCTGCTCTCAGCAGCTACACCAAG GGATGGGCTTTCCCCAAGGTTTTGGGTTTCTGGGCTCTATGAAGCCAATGAGTGATCTTGGTGCAACTAAGAGTGGAGGTAAACCAAGTCCCAGTGAACCTGTAACGGGCAATGTGGGTGGGACTAAAGGATCCACCACTTCCACTCAAGACATGGTACAGATGCCAGGAAACCAGGCAGGTTCAAATGGGGGCCCAGGTATCCCATGGATGGCAGTTCCCATGCTTCCAACAGGCTTCTATGGCATGCACCAGGCAAGCCAGCAGGGAGCTTCATCTGGCGCTACTGGTGGGGGTCAGAAAACCCAGTCTGTCAGCCAGGCAGTCCAGGCCCCAGCAATGATGGCCCAGGTGGCCATGCAGATGCCAAAGCAGCAGGCCCAACCCCCAGCCCAGATGTCCCAGGCCCCTGTTCAGATGGCTCAACAGCAAGTTAAAATGCCCCCGGCTCCAGCTCCCCAACAGCAagtccaaatgtcccaggctgcaTCACCCCAACAGCATGGTAAGGTGCCCCAAGGCAGCTCCTCCACAGCGTCTGCTTCCACTGGGGCTAGCTCATCAGGTATGGCCCAGATGTACCAGGTCCTTGCTCAGATGGCCCAACAGCAAGCCCAGGCCCAGATGCAGGCTGCAGCTCAGATTGCACAACAGCAAGCTCAGGCCGCAGCTCAAATGGCCCAGGCGCCAGTTCCGATGACCCAACAACAAGCCCAGGCGCCAGTCCAGATGTCCCAGGCGCCAGTCCAGATGTCCCAGGCGCCAGTCCAGATGTCCCAGGCGCCAGTCCAGATGTCCCAGGCGCCAGTCCAGATGTCCCAGGCGCCAGTGCAGATGGCCCAGCAGCAAGTCCAAATGCCCCAGGCTTCAGCTCACCAACAGCAGGCTAAGGTGCCACAGGGTGCAGCTTCTGTGAGTTCAGGCCCTACTGGTTCCACTGGTGCAGCATCTCCTtcagctggggctgaggctgcctCATCAAGCCAAGATCGCTTTATCACTCTCGCCGCACCATCAGGCTTCCAAACCACTTATGTTGTGCGGTCTTTCCATCGCTACTCGCGAGGCAAGAGGGTCTTTTCCCAAACCACCTACATCCCCCTGGACTTCCCTTCTCCTATTGAGACTGCTGATCCTGAACAGAAGACCCAGGATGGAAG AGCGCCTGATGCTCCTGCACCAGCTGATGCGAAAGGCCAGGCTGTACTCCCTGCAAG GAAGGGATGA
- the LOC134449120 gene encoding transmembrane protein 238-like — MANPRRRHHSPDDSGLTHCKFVLVFAVLMDFLGVAALLVGVFADLEIRGRDFGDLFVYSGALLLLISMGGWVIWYSGNIDGLAVGKELTYKPSAVDRVARTLSRRIRMPRRRSEP; from the exons ATGGCTAACCCGAGAAGGAGG CACCACTCTCCGGATGACAGTGGATTGACCCACTGCAAATTCGTCCTGGTCTTCGCCGTTCTCATGGATTTTCTCGGCGTGGCTGCGCTACTAGTTGGCGTTTTCGCCGACCTGGAGATCCGCGGCAGAGACTTTGGCGACCTGTTTGTGTACTCCGGCGCACTGCTCCTTCTCATCTCCATGGGCGGATGGGTCATTTGGTATAGCGGCAACATCGACGGCTTGGCTGTTGGAAAAGAGCTAACCTATAAACCGAGTGCAGTGGACCGGGTTGCGCGAACCCTCAGTCGCCGCATTCGAATGCCTCGCAGAAGAAGCGAGCCCTGA